One Novosphingobium sp. G106 DNA segment encodes these proteins:
- a CDS encoding OPT family oligopeptide transporter produces the protein MSSDAPQPLRELTLRGIVLGGIITLLFTAANVYLGLKVGLTFATSIPAAVISMAILRYLPGANILENNIVQTIASAAGTLASIIFVLPGLIMIGWWQNFPYVTTAAITGLGGVLGVLFSVPLRRALVIDSELPYPEGRAAAEVLHVGSGSREGAEESAKGLWVLIWASVVSTVFAILTQTKLVAAEAATWFRVGAGATGISGGLSFALLGVGHLVGISVGLAQFLGLVTGWWLLLPVLTADHPMPGGAETWANAVFRSDVRFFGAGVIGVAAIWALIRIARPVVGGIRSAFAASRARQQGEVLALTERDMPIGVVICGSFAVLLPILWLLWSILSGGPLTGSAALLLGGALLFIFVFGLLIAAVCGYMAGLIGSSNSPVSAIGILSVLAASLLLAGLFGRDNPVATSQALIAYALIVTGIVFGVATIANDNLQDLKTGQLVGATPWKQQVALLIGVVFGSLTVPPVLDLLNAAFGFVGTPGAGPNALSAPQAGLISALAKGVLGGDLNWPMLGYGAIAGVGFVVLDELLGKAKLLRLPPLAVGIGIYLPMAVMLPVVIGSIVGWFYDRWADGRPAPEPALRMGVLVATGMIVGESLWGVAFAGIVAVTGSDSPLALVGEGFEPIALIGGTLLFIALTAWLYRYAKARVA, from the coding sequence ATGTCCAGCGACGCACCGCAGCCCCTTCGCGAGCTCACGCTCCGTGGCATCGTACTCGGCGGGATCATCACGCTGCTGTTTACCGCCGCCAACGTCTATCTCGGGCTCAAGGTCGGGCTGACCTTCGCCACTTCGATCCCCGCTGCCGTCATCTCGATGGCGATCCTGCGTTACCTGCCGGGCGCGAACATCCTCGAGAACAACATCGTCCAGACGATCGCCAGCGCTGCGGGCACGCTCGCTTCGATCATCTTCGTCCTGCCCGGCCTCATCATGATCGGGTGGTGGCAGAACTTCCCCTATGTGACGACCGCGGCGATCACGGGGCTGGGCGGGGTGCTGGGCGTGCTGTTCTCAGTGCCGCTGCGCCGGGCGCTCGTCATCGATTCCGAGCTTCCGTATCCTGAGGGGCGTGCAGCGGCAGAGGTGCTGCATGTCGGATCGGGTTCGCGCGAGGGCGCGGAGGAAAGCGCAAAGGGGCTCTGGGTCCTCATCTGGGCCAGTGTCGTCTCCACCGTCTTCGCCATCCTGACGCAGACCAAGCTGGTCGCGGCCGAGGCAGCGACCTGGTTCCGTGTCGGGGCCGGTGCGACCGGGATTTCGGGCGGCCTGTCCTTCGCGCTGCTCGGCGTCGGGCACCTGGTCGGCATCTCTGTGGGGCTCGCGCAGTTCCTTGGCCTGGTGACCGGCTGGTGGCTCCTGCTGCCGGTCCTGACCGCTGATCATCCGATGCCCGGCGGCGCCGAAACCTGGGCGAACGCGGTATTCCGCTCCGACGTGCGCTTCTTCGGCGCCGGCGTGATCGGCGTGGCGGCGATCTGGGCGCTGATCCGCATCGCGCGCCCGGTCGTGGGGGGGATCCGTTCGGCCTTTGCCGCCAGTCGCGCGCGCCAGCAGGGCGAAGTGCTGGCCCTGACCGAACGCGACATGCCGATCGGCGTCGTCATCTGCGGATCGTTCGCAGTGCTGCTGCCGATCCTGTGGCTGCTGTGGAGCATCCTCTCCGGTGGACCACTGACCGGATCGGCGGCGCTGCTGCTGGGCGGCGCGCTGCTGTTCATTTTCGTGTTCGGGCTGCTGATCGCGGCGGTCTGCGGCTATATGGCCGGGCTGATCGGCTCGTCGAATTCGCCGGTTTCCGCCATCGGCATCCTTTCCGTTCTCGCCGCCTCGCTCCTGCTCGCGGGGCTGTTCGGGCGCGATAACCCGGTGGCCACCAGCCAGGCGCTGATCGCCTATGCACTGATCGTGACCGGGATCGTGTTCGGCGTGGCGACGATCGCCAACGACAACCTGCAGGATCTGAAGACCGGCCAGCTCGTCGGCGCCACGCCGTGGAAGCAACAGGTCGCGCTGCTGATCGGCGTCGTGTTCGGCAGCCTCACCGTGCCGCCGGTGCTCGACCTGCTCAATGCGGCCTTCGGCTTCGTCGGCACGCCCGGCGCCGGGCCGAATGCCTTGTCGGCGCCGCAAGCCGGCTTGATCTCGGCCCTGGCCAAAGGCGTGCTCGGCGGGGACCTCAACTGGCCGATGCTGGGCTATGGGGCGATTGCGGGCGTCGGTTTCGTCGTCCTCGACGAGCTGCTCGGCAAGGCGAAGCTTCTGCGCCTGCCGCCGCTTGCGGTCGGGATCGGCATCTACCTGCCGATGGCGGTGATGTTGCCCGTGGTCATCGGCTCGATCGTCGGCTGGTTCTACGACCGCTGGGCCGATGGCCGACCCGCGCCCGAGCCGGCGCTACGGATGGGCGTGCTGGTGGCGACGGGCATGATCGTGGGCGAAAGCCTCTGGGGCGTCGCCTTTGCGGGTATCGTTGCCGTCACGGGGAGCGACAGCCCGCTGGCGCTCGTCGGGGAGGGCTTCGAGCCTATCGCGCTCATCGGCGGAACGCTGCTGTTCATCGCCCTGACCGCCTGGCTCTACCGTTACGCGAAGGCGCGCGTCGCTTGA
- a CDS encoding M13 family metallopeptidase, translating into MEKKLLAALMLGAATVGAFPVAGQTPAPPSSAASQTGAGVDPAMMDKTVKPGNDFNTFANGAWLRNTPIPADRSSIGGFYIADHQTEEQLAELIAAIEKSNAPAASDEGRIRDFYKAYLDTAAIDAAGMAPLQPDQHRFAAIRDRKALSRVLGEQIRADVDPLNATNFRTENLFGIFVTQALAGGPVLPYLLQGGLGMPEREYYLSSDAKMAELRGKYRAYITQLLTDAGIADADARAQRIYDLEMKIAQAHVTRAESEDFQKSAAEWSRADFAAKAPGIDWDAFFAGAQLGQQQRFAAYHAAAIPRLAALVASEPLQAWQDWLLFHQINSNSDVLPGKLDRDHFAFFGTALQGTAEPRPRDKRAIAAINGAMGDALGKLYVERYFPASARATVQAMVGNIKTAFERRIDAIDWLAPATKRQAIEKARGIEVGVGYPDHWRDYSSLKVSPSAAYANAQAASLVDYRQQLAKIGKPLDRREWWMNAQLVNAVNLPVQNALNFPAAILKRPFFDPAADAAFNYGAVGAVIGHEISHSFDNNGAAFDASGKMRNWWTDADLQRFNAAGQALADQYDTYEPFPGLHVNGKLTLGENIADVAGLAASYDAYRTSLGGREAPVIDGLTGDQRFFIAYAQSWATKMRDEALRARIATDGHAPGMYRAQTVRNLDAWYRAFDVKPGDKLYLPPEKRVRIW; encoded by the coding sequence ATGGAAAAGAAACTTCTTGCAGCGCTGATGCTGGGCGCGGCGACCGTCGGTGCGTTTCCTGTGGCCGGTCAGACTCCCGCGCCGCCTAGCAGCGCTGCGAGCCAGACGGGAGCCGGCGTCGATCCTGCGATGATGGACAAGACGGTCAAGCCCGGCAACGATTTCAACACCTTCGCCAACGGAGCCTGGCTCAGGAACACGCCGATTCCGGCCGATCGGTCGAGCATCGGCGGTTTCTACATTGCCGATCACCAGACCGAGGAGCAACTGGCCGAGCTCATCGCCGCCATCGAGAAATCGAACGCACCAGCCGCCAGCGACGAGGGCCGGATTCGCGATTTCTACAAGGCCTATCTCGATACCGCCGCGATCGATGCTGCGGGCATGGCGCCGCTCCAGCCCGACCAGCACCGCTTTGCCGCGATCCGCGACCGCAAGGCGCTGTCGCGCGTGCTTGGCGAGCAGATCCGTGCCGATGTCGATCCGCTGAACGCCACCAATTTCCGGACCGAGAACCTGTTCGGCATCTTCGTCACCCAGGCGCTCGCCGGCGGCCCCGTGCTGCCCTATCTCCTCCAAGGCGGCCTCGGCATGCCCGAGCGCGAATACTACCTGTCGTCCGACGCCAAGATGGCCGAGCTGCGCGGCAAGTACCGGGCCTACATCACGCAGCTTCTGACCGATGCGGGGATCGCCGATGCCGACGCTCGGGCACAGCGCATCTACGACCTCGAGATGAAGATCGCGCAGGCCCATGTCACGCGGGCGGAAAGCGAGGACTTCCAGAAATCGGCCGCCGAATGGAGCCGCGCAGACTTCGCGGCGAAAGCGCCGGGCATCGACTGGGATGCCTTCTTTGCTGGGGCACAGCTCGGCCAGCAGCAGCGTTTCGCTGCCTATCACGCCGCGGCGATCCCCCGGCTCGCGGCGCTGGTCGCATCGGAGCCGCTGCAGGCGTGGCAGGACTGGCTGCTGTTCCACCAGATCAACAGCAACAGCGACGTCCTGCCGGGCAAGCTCGACCGCGATCACTTCGCCTTCTTCGGCACGGCGCTGCAAGGCACGGCCGAGCCGCGACCGCGTGACAAGCGTGCCATCGCCGCGATCAACGGCGCGATGGGCGATGCGCTCGGCAAGCTCTATGTCGAGCGGTATTTCCCCGCCTCGGCACGGGCGACGGTGCAGGCGATGGTCGGCAATATCAAGACGGCCTTCGAGCGCCGCATCGACGCGATCGACTGGCTGGCGCCGGCGACGAAGCGGCAGGCGATCGAGAAGGCCCGCGGCATCGAAGTGGGCGTGGGCTATCCCGACCACTGGCGTGACTATTCGAGCCTCAAGGTCAGCCCGTCGGCCGCCTATGCCAATGCCCAGGCGGCTTCGCTGGTCGACTATCGCCAGCAGCTCGCCAAGATCGGCAAGCCGCTCGACCGGCGCGAATGGTGGATGAACGCGCAGCTCGTCAACGCGGTAAACCTGCCGGTGCAGAATGCGCTCAACTTCCCCGCGGCGATCCTCAAGCGGCCGTTCTTCGATCCTGCGGCCGATGCCGCGTTCAACTATGGCGCTGTGGGCGCCGTCATCGGCCACGAGATCAGCCACAGCTTCGACAATAACGGTGCGGCCTTCGATGCCAGCGGCAAGATGCGCAACTGGTGGACCGACGCCGATCTCCAGCGCTTCAACGCTGCGGGCCAGGCGCTGGCGGACCAGTACGACACCTACGAGCCGTTCCCCGGCCTGCACGTCAACGGCAAGCTGACCTTGGGCGAGAACATCGCCGACGTCGCCGGCCTCGCCGCCTCCTACGATGCCTATCGTACCTCGCTCGGCGGACGCGAGGCCCCGGTCATCGACGGCCTTACGGGCGACCAGCGCTTCTTCATCGCCTATGCGCAAAGCTGGGCGACCAAGATGCGCGACGAAGCCTTGCGCGCGCGCATCGCGACCGACGGCCACGCGCCGGGCATGTATCGCGCCCAGACCGTGCGTAATCTCGACGCGTGGTACAGGGCCTTCGACGTCAAGCCCGGCGACAAGCTCTATCTCCCGCCGGAAAAGCGCGTCCGGATCTGGTAG
- a CDS encoding heme NO-binding domain-containing protein, which produces MKGIIFTEFLAFAEDRHGDDFVDDLIFHAKLPGKGVYTSVGTYDFSELAKLLGLYCQFTGSKAPDILRLFGKYLVGAFSRKWPDIFVRYGGTIELLNQVEDNIHVEVKKLYPDAQLPTFKTIEIRKNSIVMDYASCRSLSDLATGLISGVADHYHENVEILTESVDFADRPTVRFHVEIRS; this is translated from the coding sequence TTGAAGGGCATCATTTTCACCGAGTTTCTTGCCTTTGCAGAGGATCGGCATGGTGACGATTTTGTCGATGATTTGATTTTTCATGCGAAACTGCCGGGCAAGGGGGTGTATACGTCCGTCGGAACGTATGATTTTTCTGAATTGGCAAAGCTTCTTGGTTTATATTGTCAATTTACGGGGAGTAAGGCTCCCGACATTCTTCGTTTATTCGGGAAATATCTTGTTGGCGCTTTCTCTAGAAAATGGCCCGATATATTTGTAAGATATGGTGGGACGATAGAGCTTCTAAACCAAGTGGAAGATAATATCCATGTCGAGGTCAAGAAGCTGTACCCGGATGCGCAGTTGCCGACTTTCAAGACCATAGAGATAAGAAAAAATTCTATCGTAATGGACTATGCTAGCTGCAGATCACTTTCCGATCTTGCGACTGGGCTCATTTCCGGGGTTGCCGATCACTATCACGAGAATGTCGAAATTCTGACGGAAAGTGTCGATTTCGCCGATAGACCGACAGTGCGTTTTCATGTTGAAATTCGGTCGTGA
- a CDS encoding bifunctional diguanylate cyclase/phosphodiesterase: protein MESARAFENAHTFALPAADNEAAIIELEWRSQRLRDRARRERAARTAAEEILEAKSRQLFLLNQTLERKVIERTSELEAERERAVSLAAHDALTNLSNRASLNGELLARTASGENATEPFVMLAIDLDNFKEVNDHLGHAAGDDLLRQVADRFRAVLPDGSFIARLGGDEFTALCFGKHHIERVDGICRDLLKELSHPYWFGEREMRISASVGTACFPGDAATSIDLMRYADIALYATKRSGRNGHTGFHPRLLRDFEENRQLAADLRSAVANRQIVAWYQPKFDLGSARPIGVEVLARWDHPKRGPISPAVFVPLAEEIGLIRDLEWQIMTQSCAAAGAWIAAGYMDHVSVNLSPCHLKRPDFMSTIDSVLAESKIPPAALELEITENHFATADEDSLPKLAELVDRGIAISLDDFGIGYSNLSYLLKIPLKTIKIDKTFVENLEYDKDSRTIVDAIIHLATAFKLNVVAEGIETVGQKEALQALGCPQGQGFLFSRPMTHSECEAFLARNSIAG, encoded by the coding sequence ATGGAATCTGCGCGGGCGTTCGAGAATGCCCATACCTTTGCCCTGCCTGCGGCGGACAATGAGGCTGCGATAATAGAGCTCGAATGGCGCAGTCAGCGTCTGCGTGATCGTGCGCGCCGTGAACGCGCTGCGCGCACGGCGGCGGAAGAGATTCTCGAGGCAAAGTCGCGGCAGTTGTTCCTCTTGAATCAGACGCTTGAGCGCAAGGTAATCGAGCGAACATCGGAACTCGAGGCGGAAAGAGAGCGTGCCGTATCGCTTGCTGCGCATGATGCGCTGACGAATCTCTCGAACCGCGCAAGCCTCAACGGCGAGTTGCTGGCGAGAACGGCAAGCGGGGAGAACGCTACCGAACCTTTCGTCATGCTGGCCATAGACCTCGACAATTTCAAGGAGGTCAATGACCATCTGGGTCATGCCGCCGGGGATGATTTGCTCCGCCAGGTGGCCGATCGGTTCCGCGCCGTCCTGCCCGATGGCAGCTTCATTGCCCGATTGGGAGGCGATGAATTCACCGCATTGTGCTTCGGCAAGCATCATATCGAACGTGTCGATGGCATCTGCAGGGATCTGCTGAAAGAGCTGTCTCACCCCTACTGGTTCGGCGAGCGGGAAATGCGGATATCTGCATCCGTGGGCACGGCCTGCTTCCCCGGGGATGCAGCCACGTCGATCGATCTGATGCGCTACGCCGACATTGCGCTCTATGCGACCAAGCGCAGCGGTCGGAATGGGCATACGGGCTTCCACCCCCGATTGTTGCGCGATTTCGAGGAAAATCGGCAACTGGCAGCAGACTTGCGGTCGGCCGTCGCCAATCGGCAGATCGTCGCCTGGTATCAGCCCAAGTTCGACCTTGGCTCGGCGAGGCCGATTGGCGTCGAGGTTCTGGCCCGCTGGGATCATCCCAAGCGAGGGCCGATTTCACCGGCGGTATTCGTCCCCCTGGCGGAGGAAATCGGCCTGATACGGGACCTGGAATGGCAGATCATGACGCAATCCTGCGCTGCCGCCGGGGCCTGGATCGCGGCCGGATATATGGATCATGTGTCGGTCAATCTCTCGCCGTGCCATTTGAAGCGGCCTGATTTCATGTCAACGATCGATAGCGTCTTGGCCGAGAGCAAAATACCGCCGGCCGCACTCGAATTGGAAATAACGGAAAACCATTTTGCCACGGCGGACGAAGATTCTCTTCCCAAATTGGCAGAGCTCGTCGATCGAGGTATAGCGATTTCCTTGGATGACTTCGGGATCGGGTATTCCAATCTCTCTTATCTTTTAAAGATACCGCTCAAAACGATCAAAATCGACAAGACGTTCGTCGAAAATTTGGAATACGACAAGGATTCCCGAACGATTGTCGATGCCATCATTCATTTGGCCACCGCCTTCAAGCTGAACGTGGTGGCGGAGGGGATCGAAACCGTCGGTCAGAAAGAAGCCCTTCAGGCCTTGGGATGCCCGCAAGGCCAAGGCTTTCTCTTCAGTCGACCGATGACTCATTCTGAGTGTGAGGCGTTTCTGGCCCGGAATAGTATCGCTGGATGA
- a CDS encoding AraC family transcriptional regulator, whose amino-acid sequence MDVAREVGIDPYEAFRRTGITQAMLERPEDRIPAKLAVDLFEFASARSGCDSFGLRMAENRSPATLGPLSLLLERVATVRGTVQVLIDYQRHINNILTIAWEDRAGTPCIRFEMVPQCLQPQVVDHSVALGFQAIRWASGGQWSPLSIHLTRKAPANLSVFQRFYPCPVNFSSTFNGLRCTEASLDIGNPLADATMAQHMRQLLALVELEEGNEAIGEQVKRAITLLLPNGQATVANVAMHLSMSVRTLQRVLDGEGQSFATLLNDMRRELTKRYLLGGDHSVAMVAELIGYSSASSFNRWFNAEFGCAPQKWRADAAGR is encoded by the coding sequence GTGGACGTCGCACGCGAAGTCGGTATCGATCCATATGAGGCATTTCGCCGGACGGGCATTACCCAAGCCATGCTGGAACGTCCGGAAGACCGGATTCCCGCCAAGCTGGCGGTCGACCTTTTCGAATTCGCCTCGGCGAGATCGGGCTGCGATAGCTTCGGTCTGCGCATGGCAGAGAACCGCAGCCCCGCCACGCTCGGCCCGTTGAGCCTGCTTCTGGAGCGCGTGGCGACCGTGCGCGGCACGGTGCAGGTGCTCATCGACTACCAACGGCACATCAACAACATCCTGACCATAGCCTGGGAAGATCGCGCGGGCACGCCCTGCATCCGGTTCGAGATGGTTCCCCAATGCCTGCAGCCACAGGTCGTCGATCACTCGGTGGCGCTGGGCTTCCAGGCGATCCGCTGGGCATCGGGCGGCCAATGGTCACCTCTTTCCATCCATCTCACCCGCAAGGCTCCGGCCAACCTGTCCGTCTTTCAGCGATTCTACCCATGCCCGGTCAATTTCAGCAGCACCTTCAATGGGCTGCGCTGCACGGAAGCATCGCTGGACATCGGCAATCCGCTGGCCGACGCAACGATGGCGCAGCACATGCGCCAGCTTCTGGCGCTCGTCGAACTGGAAGAAGGCAATGAAGCGATTGGCGAACAGGTCAAACGCGCGATCACGCTCCTGCTGCCCAATGGCCAAGCCACCGTGGCCAATGTTGCCATGCATCTTAGCATGAGCGTGCGCACGCTGCAGCGGGTTCTGGACGGCGAGGGGCAATCCTTCGCAACCTTGCTGAACGACATGCGCAGGGAACTGACAAAGCGCTACCTGCTGGGCGGCGATCACTCGGTAGCCATGGTGGCCGAACTGATCGGCTATTCGTCGGCAAGCTCGTTCAACCGCTGGTTCAATGCAGAGTTCGGATGTGCGCCGCAAAAATGGCGCGCCGACGCAGCGGGCCGGTGA
- a CDS encoding methyl-accepting chemotaxis protein translates to MLNWFEKNAPIRVKFKALLGVHTAFAGASLATTYLAGGSPALLGAAGAAFVGTVGTVLVSSSKICTPYVNTVLRMEALAAGDTDSSINYTDHKDCVGRMTKAMATFRDNAVELQNGAKAQERIVVDALGMGLKKLSQNQLDFQLNETFPGSYEALRQDFNAAVSSLADTIRSVRASASSVNGGATEIRSASDDLANRNERQAANLEEAASAMNQVTDNIKLTAERATVVQRTVVNTHQEATEGGQVVARAITAMSAIEKSAQEIGQIISVIDAIAFQTNLLALNAGVEAARAGDAGKGFAVVANEVRALAQRSADAAKDIKELITASTRQVEDGVTLVAETGTLLEKILSSVGEISGAMNEIAENANAQSVNLQQINTTVGEMDRMTQQNAAMVEQSTAASRSLADEANELTALVTRFATGEDAGTAQHASVVRTLAPARRASAPARIPQVQGNLAIKPAAVEQGDDWSDF, encoded by the coding sequence ATGCTGAACTGGTTTGAGAAGAACGCGCCCATCCGCGTCAAATTCAAGGCCCTCCTCGGGGTTCATACCGCCTTCGCCGGCGCCAGCCTCGCCACAACCTATCTCGCGGGCGGCAGCCCTGCCCTGCTCGGCGCGGCAGGTGCGGCCTTTGTCGGGACGGTCGGCACCGTCCTGGTTTCATCCTCCAAGATCTGCACACCCTATGTGAACACGGTGCTGCGCATGGAGGCCCTGGCCGCCGGCGATACCGACAGCTCGATCAACTACACCGACCACAAGGACTGCGTCGGCCGCATGACCAAGGCCATGGCGACCTTCCGCGACAACGCCGTGGAATTGCAGAACGGTGCCAAGGCGCAGGAACGTATCGTCGTCGACGCGCTCGGCATGGGCCTGAAGAAGCTCTCGCAGAACCAGCTCGACTTCCAGCTGAACGAAACCTTCCCCGGCTCCTATGAGGCGCTGCGCCAGGACTTCAACGCGGCGGTCTCCTCGCTGGCCGACACGATCCGTTCGGTCCGCGCCTCGGCCAGCAGCGTGAATGGCGGCGCGACCGAGATCCGATCGGCCTCCGACGACCTCGCCAATCGCAACGAGCGCCAGGCGGCCAACCTCGAGGAAGCCGCTTCGGCGATGAACCAGGTGACCGACAACATCAAGCTGACCGCGGAGCGCGCCACCGTGGTCCAGCGCACGGTGGTGAACACGCACCAGGAAGCCACCGAAGGCGGCCAGGTCGTCGCCCGCGCCATCACCGCCATGAGTGCGATCGAGAAATCGGCCCAGGAAATCGGCCAGATCATCAGCGTCATCGATGCGATCGCCTTCCAGACCAACCTGCTCGCGCTCAACGCGGGCGTCGAAGCGGCGCGCGCCGGCGATGCCGGCAAGGGCTTCGCGGTCGTCGCCAACGAAGTGCGCGCTCTCGCGCAGCGCTCGGCCGACGCTGCCAAGGACATCAAGGAACTGATCACCGCCTCGACCCGCCAGGTCGAGGACGGCGTGACCCTGGTCGCCGAGACCGGCACGCTGCTCGAGAAGATCCTCTCCAGCGTCGGCGAAATCAGCGGCGCGATGAATGAGATCGCCGAGAACGCCAACGCGCAGTCGGTCAATCTTCAGCAGATCAACACGACGGTCGGCGAGATGGACCGGATGACCCAGCAGAACGCGGCCATGGTCGAGCAGTCGACCGCCGCCTCGCGCAGCCTGGCCGACGAGGCCAACGAGCTGACCGCGCTGGTCACGCGCTTCGCCACCGGCGAAGACGCCGGCACCGCACAGCATGCATCGGTGGTACGGACCCTGGCGCCCGCGCGACGCGCCTCTGCGCCAGCGCGCATTCCGCAGGTCCAGGGCAATCTCGCCATAAAGCCGGCCGCCGTCGAGCAAGGCGACGACTGGTCCGACTTCTGA
- a CDS encoding TonB-dependent receptor: protein MVGQATGGRRGHFDRLFPLRLWIALPATLSAATAAHAEAAVTPEDGDAILVTAQKRVENVQQVPISVAAFDAAALMRANVASAPDLTRIAPGLQISRGTQSAFLRVAIRGIGTASNTTIEPSVAVLVDRVYVPRPGAIVGTMLDMDSVEILRGPQGTLFGRNASAGAIQLNTAPPKANFSAGLAEEVGNGSRYKLNGYVNLPLGSAMALRVAGSAQWFGGFWRNRFDGKRYGGADDLGLRASYKAEAGGLTWLVRVERLRTKGDGSSDIDFDADSVSLAQLSAFRSRLGGVLPDLELDDTRMNQSVTASLDDRQWGLWSTLSFDHDGTTVRLIDSYRDWRNRQLDGDVIYTPVPILSRVGNYRSRSHNHELQFISPERGWLGGRLDMVGGVYLFSEDYALGEKFQMRAAYCDIVAPPGGNRVGCNAFMAAGGGQDATSQKVAQATRSYAAYGQATIHLTGALSLTLGGRYTLDRKQGSYSQTITNPYVALLRAPEVLTLPDVRDERLTYRLGLGYQPRPDILVFASLSTGYKSAGYNSGGGATPLSTFDASGKLVSTRRLFARETSRNVELGAKTSWLSGRLTANLTLYSMDIDGYQDRAFDGISFVVLNAGSMRQQGFEYDMIASPGGGLRLTSSIAYLDSRFLEYPNAPGLPGLGGTQDLKGKPTTASPNWTGRVAADWTQGRVDANLGLSFVTSQFLGLGSDVNPQTIQKGYALLDARMTLNAVDRRWALSLFGTNLTDASYALGRFYQVLDGVFGLRNGIFPGSTAIRVSRSYPRSYGLSASFRY, encoded by the coding sequence ATGGTGGGGCAAGCAACCGGAGGGCGTCGGGGGCATTTCGATCGCCTTTTTCCGCTGCGTCTCTGGATTGCCCTTCCTGCCACGCTGAGTGCTGCCACCGCAGCGCATGCCGAGGCGGCGGTCACCCCGGAAGACGGGGACGCGATCTTGGTAACCGCGCAAAAGCGGGTCGAGAACGTCCAGCAAGTGCCGATCTCGGTCGCTGCGTTCGACGCCGCTGCGCTGATGCGTGCTAACGTGGCCAGCGCGCCGGACCTCACTCGCATCGCGCCGGGCCTCCAGATCAGCCGTGGCACCCAGTCGGCCTTCTTGCGGGTCGCCATCCGCGGCATCGGAACGGCGAGCAACACGACCATCGAACCCAGCGTCGCGGTTCTTGTCGACCGCGTTTACGTTCCCCGTCCGGGGGCGATCGTCGGGACCATGCTCGACATGGACAGCGTCGAGATCCTGCGCGGCCCGCAAGGCACGCTGTTCGGTCGCAACGCCAGCGCGGGCGCGATCCAACTGAACACGGCCCCGCCCAAGGCGAACTTCTCCGCCGGCCTGGCCGAGGAAGTCGGCAACGGTTCGCGCTATAAGCTGAACGGCTATGTCAATCTGCCGCTGGGCAGCGCCATGGCGCTTCGCGTTGCTGGTAGCGCCCAGTGGTTCGGCGGCTTCTGGCGCAATCGCTTCGATGGCAAGCGTTATGGCGGCGCCGACGACCTGGGCCTGCGTGCCAGCTACAAGGCCGAGGCGGGCGGACTGACCTGGCTGGTCCGCGTCGAGCGCCTGCGGACAAAGGGCGACGGTTCCAGCGATATCGATTTCGACGCCGACAGCGTTTCGCTCGCGCAGCTTTCCGCGTTCCGATCGCGTCTCGGTGGAGTGCTTCCCGACCTGGAACTGGACGACACCCGCATGAACCAGTCGGTTACCGCCAGCTTAGACGACCGGCAGTGGGGCCTCTGGAGCACGCTGTCATTCGATCATGACGGGACCACCGTTCGCCTGATCGACAGCTATCGCGACTGGCGCAACCGGCAGCTCGACGGTGATGTCATCTACACGCCTGTCCCGATCCTTTCGCGCGTGGGGAACTATCGATCGAGGAGCCATAACCACGAGCTGCAGTTCATCTCGCCCGAGCGCGGATGGCTCGGCGGCCGGCTCGACATGGTCGGCGGTGTCTATCTGTTCAGCGAGGACTATGCGCTGGGCGAGAAGTTCCAGATGCGCGCCGCCTATTGCGACATCGTCGCGCCGCCCGGAGGCAACCGGGTCGGATGCAACGCCTTCATGGCGGCAGGGGGCGGCCAGGACGCCACCAGTCAGAAAGTCGCGCAGGCGACCCGGAGCTATGCCGCCTATGGTCAGGCGACCATCCATCTGACCGGGGCGCTGAGCCTTACGCTCGGTGGCCGCTACACCCTGGACCGCAAGCAAGGCAGCTATTCGCAGACGATCACCAATCCCTATGTCGCCCTGCTGCGCGCACCCGAAGTGCTGACGCTGCCAGACGTCCGCGACGAGCGGCTCACCTATCGCCTGGGCCTCGGTTACCAGCCAAGGCCGGACATCCTGGTCTTCGCATCGCTGTCGACGGGGTACAAATCGGCCGGCTACAACAGCGGCGGCGGGGCGACGCCGCTTTCGACTTTCGATGCAAGCGGCAAGCTCGTCTCAACCAGGCGCCTGTTCGCACGCGAGACCTCAAGGAATGTCGAGCTGGGAGCCAAGACAAGCTGGCTGTCCGGCCGGCTCACTGCCAATCTCACGCTCTACAGCATGGACATCGACGGCTATCAGGATCGCGCCTTCGACGGGATCAGCTTCGTCGTGCTCAACGCGGGGAGCATGCGCCAGCAGGGCTTCGAATATGACATGATCGCTTCGCCGGGCGGGGGCCTCAGGCTGACCTCGTCGATCGCCTACCTGGATTCGCGGTTCCTCGAATATCCCAATGCGCCGGGCCTGCCTGGGCTGGGCGGCACGCAGGACCTCAAAGGCAAGCCCACCACCGCCTCGCCGAATTGGACGGGCCGCGTCGCCGCCGATTGGACGCAAGGGCGGGTCGACGCGAACCTGGGCCTCTCGTTCGTCACCAGCCAGTTTCTGGGGCTGGGATCAGACGTCAATCCGCAGACCATCCAGAAGGGCTATGCGCTACTCGACGCGCGCATGACGCTGAACGCTGTCGATCGTCGTTGGGCCCTGTCGCTGTTCGGCACCAACCTGACCGACGCGTCCTATGCGCTCGGCCGATTCTACCAGGTGCTCGACGGTGTGTTCGGGCTTCGCAACGGCATCTTTCCGGGCAGCACGGCGATCCGCGTCAGTCGATCCTATCCGCGCAGCTACGGACTGTCGGCGAGCTTCCGGTACTAA